A window of the Streptomyces sp. NBC_01351 genome harbors these coding sequences:
- a CDS encoding GNAT family N-acetyltransferase yields the protein MTEIRTPRLLLRRWTDDDLVPLSEINADAEVMRWIGDGSTLDLDGTAEQIERMEEEWDDEGFGLFAVELLASGELIGVVGLSVPEGPPEVVSDIAISWRLGRQYWGQGYASEAAQATLEFALQDRGLDRVVAVNRAGNDDSEGVIRKLGMVHERDTTDPEHKYLLQIHGIDLTEYEA from the coding sequence ATGACCGAGATCCGTACCCCCCGACTCCTCCTGCGCCGATGGACCGACGACGACCTCGTCCCCCTGTCGGAGATCAACGCCGACGCGGAGGTGATGCGCTGGATCGGCGACGGCTCCACCCTCGACCTGGACGGGACCGCCGAACAGATCGAGCGGATGGAGGAGGAGTGGGACGACGAGGGCTTCGGTCTCTTCGCCGTCGAGCTCCTCGCCTCGGGCGAGCTGATCGGGGTCGTCGGGCTCTCGGTGCCCGAAGGTCCGCCGGAGGTCGTTTCGGACATCGCGATCAGCTGGCGCCTCGGCCGCCAGTACTGGGGCCAGGGCTACGCTTCCGAGGCCGCCCAGGCCACTTTGGAATTCGCCCTGCAGGACCGCGGCCTCGACCGGGTGGTCGCCGTGAACCGGGCCGGCAACGACGACTCCGAGGGCGTCATCCGCAAACTCGGCATGGTGCACGAACGCGACACCACCGACCCCGAGCACAAGTACCTCCTGCAGATCCACGGCATCGACCTCACCGAGTACGAGGCCTGA